A stretch of the Panicum virgatum strain AP13 chromosome 9N, P.virgatum_v5, whole genome shotgun sequence genome encodes the following:
- the LOC120690918 gene encoding oxysterol-binding protein-related protein 1B-like isoform X2 yields the protein MRAWEMHPLCCLAGEWPGSGGGLADGGRSPPPETPEAPAVAGVLYKWTNIGKGWRPRWFAIRGGVLAYSKIRRRVAAEAAGGVRLIGVARGAGGAAERPIGFVHLKISSFSESKSDDKRFYIITPTKTLQLRTGCAKDRATWIEALVTARSEYSFNEDLSGDQNDASFSTEKLRNRLHAEGVGEAVIKDCEQIVHSEFSQYQTQMKQRCEEYLSFIGSLPREVEVVNSVDTTVTEKPQLELFKHDCSSSGKCSEYSNTESDDVGKQEICELSDGDEFHFYDTRQSFSDFAASPEMRRRCLNNGNEDHVSIESLTTDKANEDLSYSKRRTKLPEPVEKEKGVSLWSMIKDNCGKDLTRVCLPVYFNEPLSSLQKCFEELEYSYLLDRAYECGLRGNGLMRIIYVAAFAVSGYASTDCRPCKPFNPLLGETYEADYPEKGIRFFSEKVSHHPMVMACHCEGKGWKFWGDSNLRSKFWGQSIQLDPDGVLTLEFDDGETFQWSKVTTTINNLILGRVYCHHHGTMNISGNRRYSCKLTFKEQSFLDRNPRQVQGVVKDADGTKVATLMGKWDESVHCIIGDDASKVKSHGSHQSTGATLLWEKNKPSANPTRYNLSSFAITLNELTPELKEKLPPTDSRLRPDQRHLENGEYEKANAEKLRLETRQRMARKMQESGWKPRWFQRDSEDGTFRYIGGYWEAREQRKWDGCNDIFGNLSSSPKLQPSTLYASSSI from the exons atGCGGGCGTGGGAGATGCACCCGCTCTGCTGCCTCGCCGGGGAGTGGCCGGGCTCGGGCGGGGGGCTCGCGGACGGCggccgctccccgccgccggagacgccggaggcgccggcggtggcgggcgtgCTGTACAAGTGGACCAACATCGGCAAGGGCTGGCGCCCGCGGTGGTTCGCGATCCGCGGGGGCGTGCTCGCCTACTCCAAGATCCGGCGCCGCGTCGCGGCCGAGGCCGCGGGCGGCGTCAGGCTGATCGGGGTGGCGCGCGGCGCCGGGGGAGCCGCGGAGCGGCCCATCGGATTCGTGCATCTCAAG atATCATCATTTAGTGAAAGTAAATCAGATGATAAACGCTTCTATATAATTACTCCAACCAAAACACTTCAACTGAGGACTGGTTGTGCTAAGGATCGGGCGACTTGGATTGAAGCGCTTGTCACTGCAAGAAGTGAATATTCTTTTAATGAGGATTTATCGGGTGACCAGAATGATGCTTCATTTTCCACAGAAAAGCTCAGAAATCGCTTGCATGCTGAAGGTGTTGGTGAGGCAGTTATTAAAGACTGTGAGCAGATTGTTCATTCAGAATTTTCGCAGTACCAGACACAGATGAAGCAGCGTTGTGAAGAGTATTTAAGCTTTATTGGCAGTCTTCCACGTGAAGTTGAG GTAGTTAATTCAGTAGATACAACTGTCACTGAGAAGCCACAGTTGGAGTTGTTCAAGCATGATTGCTCCAGCTCTGGAAAATGTAGTG AATATAGCAACACAGAATCTGATGATGTTGGCAAACAAGAGATTTGTGAACTATCAGATGGAGATGAATTTCATTTCTACGACACGAGACAAAGTTTCAGTGACTTTGCTGCAAGTCCTGAGATGAGAAGGAGATGCCTAAACAATGGAAATGAAGATCATGTATCTATTGAGTCACTAACTACCGACAAGGCCAACGAAGATCTGTCATATTCGAAAAGGCGCACAAAGTTGCCTGAACCAGTAGAAAAGGAGAAAGGTGTTAGCCTTTGGTCAATGATCAAAGACAATTGTGGAAAGGATCTGACAAGAGTCTGCCTTCCTGTTTACTTTAACGAGCCTCTATCTTCTCTTCAGAAGTGCTTCGAGGAATTGGAGTACTCTtatttgttggatcgtgcataTGAATGTGGTTTAAGG GGGAATGGTCTGATGAGAATTATTTATGTTGCTGCTTTTGCGGTCTCCGGATATGCTTCCACAGATTGTCGCCCCTGCAAACCTTTCAATCCATTGCTTGGGGAAACCTATGAAGCTGATTACCCTGAAAAGGGGATCCGTTTCTTCTCTGAGAAG GTTAGTCATCATCCTATGGTCATGGCATGCCACTGTGAGGGGAAAGGTTGGAAATTTTGGGGAGATAGCAATCTTAGGAGCAAATTCTGGGGACAATCCATTCAACTGGATCCTGATGGTGTGTTAACATTAGAGTTTGATGATGGAGAAACTTTCCAGTGGAGCAAG GTTACAACAACAATTAATAACCTTATCCTTGGTCGAGTCTATTGCCATCACCATGGCACAATGAACATAAGTGGAAATAGACGATATTCATGCAAACTGACATTTAAAGAGCAGTCTTTCCTTGATCGAAATCCTCGCCAg GTTCAAGGAGTTGTCAAGGATGCTGATGGAACCAAGGTTGCAACATTGATGGGGAAGTGGGATGAAAGTGTGCATTGTATCATCGGTGATGATGCCTCAAAGGTGAAATCCCATGGTTCACACCAGAGTACTGGTGCCACTTTGCTGTGGGAGAAAAACAAGCCTTCAGCCAATCCTACTCGGTACAACCTGTCATCATTTGCAATAACATTAAATGAGCTGACACCGGAGCTCAAG GAGAAGCTTCCACCAACGGATTCGAGGCTCCGACCAGATCAGCGACACCTGGAGAATGGGGAGTATGAGAAGGCCAATGCTGAAAAACTGCGTCTCGAGACAAGGCAACGGATG GCAAGGAAGATGCAGGAGAGTGGCTGGAAACCAAGATGGTTCCAAAGGGACAGCGAAGATGGAACATTCCGCTACATTGGAGGTTACTGGGAGGCAAGGGAGCAGAGGAAATGGGATGGGTGCAACGACATATTTGGTAACTTGTCTAGCAGCCCAAAGCTGCAACCATCCACTCTCTACGCTAGCTCAAGTATATAG
- the LOC120690918 gene encoding oxysterol-binding protein-related protein 2A-like isoform X3 has product MRRRCLNNGNEDHVSIESLTTDKANEDLSYSKRRTKLPEPVEKEKGVSLWSMIKDNCGKDLTRVCLPVYFNEPLSSLQKCFEELEYSYLLDRAYECGLRGNGLMRIIYVAAFAVSGYASTDCRPCKPFNPLLGETYEADYPEKGIRFFSEKVSHHPMVMACHCEGKGWKFWGDSNLRSKFWGQSIQLDPDGVLTLEFDDGETFQWSKVTTTINNLILGRVYCHHHGTMNISGNRRYSCKLTFKEQSFLDRNPRQVQGVVKDADGTKVATLMGKWDESVHCIIGDDASKVKSHGSHQSTGATLLWEKNKPSANPTRYNLSSFAITLNELTPELKEKLPPTDSRLRPDQRHLENGEYEKANAEKLRLETRQRMARKMQESGWKPRWFQRDSEDGTFRYIGGYWEAREQRKWDGCNDIFGNLSSSPKLQPSTLYASSSI; this is encoded by the exons ATGAGAAGGAGATGCCTAAACAATGGAAATGAAGATCATGTATCTATTGAGTCACTAACTACCGACAAGGCCAACGAAGATCTGTCATATTCGAAAAGGCGCACAAAGTTGCCTGAACCAGTAGAAAAGGAGAAAGGTGTTAGCCTTTGGTCAATGATCAAAGACAATTGTGGAAAGGATCTGACAAGAGTCTGCCTTCCTGTTTACTTTAACGAGCCTCTATCTTCTCTTCAGAAGTGCTTCGAGGAATTGGAGTACTCTtatttgttggatcgtgcataTGAATGTGGTTTAAGG GGGAATGGTCTGATGAGAATTATTTATGTTGCTGCTTTTGCGGTCTCCGGATATGCTTCCACAGATTGTCGCCCCTGCAAACCTTTCAATCCATTGCTTGGGGAAACCTATGAAGCTGATTACCCTGAAAAGGGGATCCGTTTCTTCTCTGAGAAG GTTAGTCATCATCCTATGGTCATGGCATGCCACTGTGAGGGGAAAGGTTGGAAATTTTGGGGAGATAGCAATCTTAGGAGCAAATTCTGGGGACAATCCATTCAACTGGATCCTGATGGTGTGTTAACATTAGAGTTTGATGATGGAGAAACTTTCCAGTGGAGCAAG GTTACAACAACAATTAATAACCTTATCCTTGGTCGAGTCTATTGCCATCACCATGGCACAATGAACATAAGTGGAAATAGACGATATTCATGCAAACTGACATTTAAAGAGCAGTCTTTCCTTGATCGAAATCCTCGCCAg GTTCAAGGAGTTGTCAAGGATGCTGATGGAACCAAGGTTGCAACATTGATGGGGAAGTGGGATGAAAGTGTGCATTGTATCATCGGTGATGATGCCTCAAAGGTGAAATCCCATGGTTCACACCAGAGTACTGGTGCCACTTTGCTGTGGGAGAAAAACAAGCCTTCAGCCAATCCTACTCGGTACAACCTGTCATCATTTGCAATAACATTAAATGAGCTGACACCGGAGCTCAAG GAGAAGCTTCCACCAACGGATTCGAGGCTCCGACCAGATCAGCGACACCTGGAGAATGGGGAGTATGAGAAGGCCAATGCTGAAAAACTGCGTCTCGAGACAAGGCAACGGATG GCAAGGAAGATGCAGGAGAGTGGCTGGAAACCAAGATGGTTCCAAAGGGACAGCGAAGATGGAACATTCCGCTACATTGGAGGTTACTGGGAGGCAAGGGAGCAGAGGAAATGGGATGGGTGCAACGACATATTTGGTAACTTGTCTAGCAGCCCAAAGCTGCAACCATCCACTCTCTACGCTAGCTCAAGTATATAG
- the LOC120690918 gene encoding oxysterol-binding protein-related protein 1B-like isoform X1 yields MRAWEMHPLCCLAGEWPGSGGGLADGGRSPPPETPEAPAVAGVLYKWTNIGKGWRPRWFAIRGGVLAYSKIRRRVAAEAAGGVRLIGVARGAGGAAERPIGFVHLKISSFSESKSDDKRFYIITPTKTLQLRTGCAKDRATWIEALVTARSEYSFNEDLSGDQNDASFSTEKLRNRLHAEGVGEAVIKDCEQIVHSEFSQYQTQMKQRCEEYLSFIGSLPREVEVVNSVDTTVTEKPQLELFKHDCSSSGKCSEYSNTESDDVGKQEICELSDGDEFHFYDTRQSFSDFAASPEMRRRCLNNGNEDHVSIESLTTDKANEDLSYSKRRTKLPEPVEKEKGVSLWSMIKDNCGKDLTRVCLPVYFNEPLSSLQKCFEELEYSYLLDRAYECGLRGNGLMRIIYVAAFAVSGYASTDCRPCKPFNPLLGETYEADYPEKGIRFFSEKVSHHPMVMACHCEGKGWKFWGDSNLRSKFWGQSIQLDPDGVLTLEFDDGETFQWSKVTTTINNLILGRVYCHHHGTMNISGNRRYSCKLTFKEQSFLDRNPRQVKKEKEQLHIKLIWVILIYLALCKVQGVVKDADGTKVATLMGKWDESVHCIIGDDASKVKSHGSHQSTGATLLWEKNKPSANPTRYNLSSFAITLNELTPELKEKLPPTDSRLRPDQRHLENGEYEKANAEKLRLETRQRMARKMQESGWKPRWFQRDSEDGTFRYIGGYWEAREQRKWDGCNDIFGNLSSSPKLQPSTLYASSSI; encoded by the exons atGCGGGCGTGGGAGATGCACCCGCTCTGCTGCCTCGCCGGGGAGTGGCCGGGCTCGGGCGGGGGGCTCGCGGACGGCggccgctccccgccgccggagacgccggaggcgccggcggtggcgggcgtgCTGTACAAGTGGACCAACATCGGCAAGGGCTGGCGCCCGCGGTGGTTCGCGATCCGCGGGGGCGTGCTCGCCTACTCCAAGATCCGGCGCCGCGTCGCGGCCGAGGCCGCGGGCGGCGTCAGGCTGATCGGGGTGGCGCGCGGCGCCGGGGGAGCCGCGGAGCGGCCCATCGGATTCGTGCATCTCAAG atATCATCATTTAGTGAAAGTAAATCAGATGATAAACGCTTCTATATAATTACTCCAACCAAAACACTTCAACTGAGGACTGGTTGTGCTAAGGATCGGGCGACTTGGATTGAAGCGCTTGTCACTGCAAGAAGTGAATATTCTTTTAATGAGGATTTATCGGGTGACCAGAATGATGCTTCATTTTCCACAGAAAAGCTCAGAAATCGCTTGCATGCTGAAGGTGTTGGTGAGGCAGTTATTAAAGACTGTGAGCAGATTGTTCATTCAGAATTTTCGCAGTACCAGACACAGATGAAGCAGCGTTGTGAAGAGTATTTAAGCTTTATTGGCAGTCTTCCACGTGAAGTTGAG GTAGTTAATTCAGTAGATACAACTGTCACTGAGAAGCCACAGTTGGAGTTGTTCAAGCATGATTGCTCCAGCTCTGGAAAATGTAGTG AATATAGCAACACAGAATCTGATGATGTTGGCAAACAAGAGATTTGTGAACTATCAGATGGAGATGAATTTCATTTCTACGACACGAGACAAAGTTTCAGTGACTTTGCTGCAAGTCCTGAGATGAGAAGGAGATGCCTAAACAATGGAAATGAAGATCATGTATCTATTGAGTCACTAACTACCGACAAGGCCAACGAAGATCTGTCATATTCGAAAAGGCGCACAAAGTTGCCTGAACCAGTAGAAAAGGAGAAAGGTGTTAGCCTTTGGTCAATGATCAAAGACAATTGTGGAAAGGATCTGACAAGAGTCTGCCTTCCTGTTTACTTTAACGAGCCTCTATCTTCTCTTCAGAAGTGCTTCGAGGAATTGGAGTACTCTtatttgttggatcgtgcataTGAATGTGGTTTAAGG GGGAATGGTCTGATGAGAATTATTTATGTTGCTGCTTTTGCGGTCTCCGGATATGCTTCCACAGATTGTCGCCCCTGCAAACCTTTCAATCCATTGCTTGGGGAAACCTATGAAGCTGATTACCCTGAAAAGGGGATCCGTTTCTTCTCTGAGAAG GTTAGTCATCATCCTATGGTCATGGCATGCCACTGTGAGGGGAAAGGTTGGAAATTTTGGGGAGATAGCAATCTTAGGAGCAAATTCTGGGGACAATCCATTCAACTGGATCCTGATGGTGTGTTAACATTAGAGTTTGATGATGGAGAAACTTTCCAGTGGAGCAAG GTTACAACAACAATTAATAACCTTATCCTTGGTCGAGTCTATTGCCATCACCATGGCACAATGAACATAAGTGGAAATAGACGATATTCATGCAAACTGACATTTAAAGAGCAGTCTTTCCTTGATCGAAATCCTCGCCAggtaaagaaagaaaaagagcaaCTACACATCAAACTGATTTGGGTCATACTAATATATCTAGCTCTATGCAAGGTTCAAGGAGTTGTCAAGGATGCTGATGGAACCAAGGTTGCAACATTGATGGGGAAGTGGGATGAAAGTGTGCATTGTATCATCGGTGATGATGCCTCAAAGGTGAAATCCCATGGTTCACACCAGAGTACTGGTGCCACTTTGCTGTGGGAGAAAAACAAGCCTTCAGCCAATCCTACTCGGTACAACCTGTCATCATTTGCAATAACATTAAATGAGCTGACACCGGAGCTCAAG GAGAAGCTTCCACCAACGGATTCGAGGCTCCGACCAGATCAGCGACACCTGGAGAATGGGGAGTATGAGAAGGCCAATGCTGAAAAACTGCGTCTCGAGACAAGGCAACGGATG GCAAGGAAGATGCAGGAGAGTGGCTGGAAACCAAGATGGTTCCAAAGGGACAGCGAAGATGGAACATTCCGCTACATTGGAGGTTACTGGGAGGCAAGGGAGCAGAGGAAATGGGATGGGTGCAACGACATATTTGGTAACTTGTCTAGCAGCCCAAAGCTGCAACCATCCACTCTCTACGCTAGCTCAAGTATATAG